ATAATACAATTCGAATTTGTTATTATACATTACTATAAATTCGATAGTTATTATTCCAAAACAAATATGATACATTTCTAATAAtgtaaactaatttaaatagtaccgaaatatttgaaattcacatATAATACTTATAACATAGttgtgtttaaaatattttagttatatattagGTGAAGTACTGAAAAtttgtattaaagttgtatcAAAATTGTATTAACTATAAACAATCGGCGGTCTGGTGATGGTAATTTACCGAAAAAGAAGAGGTGAAACTCCAAAAAATCTGTATTAGAGTACTGTATAAATATAAAcgataattataatataattcgAATTCGATATTATACATTACTATAAATTCGATAGTTATTAATCCAGAACAAATATAATACATTTCTAACAtgtaaactaatttaaatagtaccaaaatgtttgaaattcacatataatacttatataatatatttgtattaaaaatgttttaattatatattcacCACATGCATTGAAACATACCTATAATATGTAGGataaattgaattcaaaatgtattataattgttgtttattttttctcttattaacgatactaaaatattttattgtattaaaaatgtttaGGTATATATTCAACACGTTCATTGAAACATGtctataatatgtattatatattgaATTCAAATGTGCTACAATTGttatttttctctcttattaacgatattaaaatatattattgtattaaaatatttagttatatattcacatTGCGCATTGAAAAatgcatataatatatataatgtattgaattcaaaatgtattaaaaatattatttacatatatttattttattaatacatatttttttaaagataaaatgctAATCTTCAAAATATCCTTAAAcattaaattaattgaaatttaaaaaagaaaagagagaaaaaaatgaccGTAGAAAAGACAAAATTGAAAGACAGAGAAAATGAtggaagaaaagagaaagagaataaaatgacgtaaagaaaagaaaatgagagaaaaaatgACTGAAGAAAAGACAAGaatgaaagagaaagaaaatggtggaagaaaagagaaagaaacgacgtaaagaaaagaaaagaagagaaaaaaatgaccGAAGAAAAGACAAgaataaaagagagagaaagaaaatgacgtgaagagaaaaaaatttggctGAAGAAAAGACAAGAatgaaagagagagaaaatgatAGAAGAAACGAGAAAGAGAGTAAGAAACCGCATAAAtagaacaaaaaatataaaaagaaaatgtgttttgttatttttgataaCAAAACTAATGTTATTTTCTGTAAGCGTACATATTATAccataattcataattaatgtattatattatattatttatgtaaaatgacattttaattttgactttCCATGTGTCACTCTATTAGTTATTCAACTATAATGAGAGGGATATATTTAGCCCAAAAGTATAACAAATGGTATATTTAAATCATTTCCATTAATACAGAgtatatttgaccattttccaaTAAAGTAATGACCATATAATATAACATTTATCTTTGACCAACATAATTATCTCTTTACCATTTTTCTTAATTAGCTCAATATATTAATTAGTACTTACCATGATTAATTAATGAGATTTGGGAGTAAATACAGGATAAGTATTAGACTGGATATGATTAAATTTTTCACTTGAAAGAGTAACaaatattaaacttaattatatCACTAAAAGTGTCAAATgccatttaattaaaaataaaacatccTTAATAGGAATAAGAACCATTCAAAGGTGTTAGCCTTTATCTTACCAATCCACGTAGTCACCTAGTGTAATTTGAGAGCTAGATTTCgtaaccaaaaacaaaaaaaaaagattgtgtCTACTTTAATTTATGTCCAAAATAGCCCGTAGAAATTCATGATATATTGTCTAGCTTTTTTTTCATCCTATAAATAGCCCTCAAAATCTCACAAAGACATCAAACATACAAATCTTAGTgagttttagattttttttttctctctccattGGAACGAGAGTGATAGTTGTATACTAAAAGTAACCGTCGTGGCTATGGTGGTAGTGATACTTTTGATATGCATCATTTTGATGTCACTGAAAATTGCCTATGAAACTCTCTTATGTTACTATCTGATTCCCAGACGTATCACTAAAATCATGGAAAAACAAGGTGTGCGTGGTCCTAAACCTCGATTTCTTGTTGGAAATATCTTGGATATGGCTTCTCTTGTCTCCAAATCAACCTCAAATGACATGGATTCTATTCACCATGACATCGTCTCTCGCCTTTTGCCTCATTATGTTGCCTGGTCTAAGATTTACGGTAATAACTAATACATATTTGATTTGGgacacttttttattttcagttcgttttaaaaagaatgatatgCTATGTAATTTAACAGGGAAACGATTCATTTTCTGGAACGGGACAGAGCCGAGATTGTGCTTATCAGAAGCAGATTTAATCAAAGAGCTTTTTTCAAAGTACAACACTGTTTCTGGAAAATCATGGCTACAACAACAAGGTTCGAAACATTTTATCGGCCGCGGACTATTGATGGCTAACGGCGACGATTGGTACCATCAACGCCACATTGTTGCTCCTGCTTTCATCGGAGATAAATTGAAGGTAcgaaacatatattttttttatcctctcagtacataattttttttatagaactCTATCAAATAgagttatttatatttatatatgggCAGAGTTATGCGGGATACATGGTGGAATGTACTAGTGGGATGCTCCAATCGCTCAGAAATGCGGTTAAATCAGGCCAACTGGAGTTCGAGATCGGAGAGTACATGGCTCGACTCACTGCTGAAATAATTTCGAGAACAGAGTTTGACAGTAGCTATGAGAAGGGAaaacaaatatttcatttattaacCATTCTACAGAAAAAGTGCGCGCAAGCTAGCAGACACTTGTGCTTTCCCGGAAGCAGGTAAATTTTTGGAACCCAGTATAATACGAAGCCATTATAACTTTTGTCACAGTCTCTTATCTTTGGGTGCTAACTCAGTGAGCACTGATAAATTTTAGATTCTTTATTGGATAGAAAATGcccatttttttccctttaaaagattaattaattccaaaacatttgaaaatgttACTTAAAAGATTAAGACAAAGACAAAATTCAGTTTCAATTCTTGGAATTGACTGGTGTGACTCTATTTCCGGGTAATCTCATCAATGTGATGTATGCATTGGCATATTGGATTGTTTATTCAACTCAACATTCttaaacttttgaaaaaatttaattctgAACTCATAATTTTCGAGTTTTGATTcatattaattctttttttatccAGGTTTTTCCCGAGTAAATATAACAGAGacataaaaacattaaaaatggaAGTGGAGAGATTACTGATGGAAATAATACAAAGTCGAAAAGACTGTGTAGAAATTGGGCGAAGTAGTTCGTATGGGAATGATTTGTTAGGAATGTTACTAAATGAGATGCAAAAGAAAAGATCAAGCAATGGATTCAGCTTGAATTTGCAGCTTATTATGGATGAATGCAAGACTTTTTTCTTTGCTGGACATGAAACCACTGCCCTTTTGTTAACTTGGACTGTTATGTTGTTAGCAAGTAATCCCTCTTGGCAGGATAAGGTTCGTGAAGAAATCAACCAAGCTTGCAAAGGAGATTCACCTACTGTTGATCACCTTCCAAAGCTCACTTTGGTAAGTGCTAGtagtaattttaatttctaCTATGCTTTTCGCTACGAGTAATGAGACTGATTAAAAAGCTAAAAGAAAGCGAGAATAGTTTGTTCGGTGAAACTTTAGTGGTGGCAAAGGTCCACAATAGTCTATTGTCACTTCATGAGctaggtttttttttaattgattttgtctTTATCAAGGATTCCacattttgagattttttttaattttttatttattaaaatttgttatttaGTTAGGGAAAatacgaaaaaataaaaattattatcattCTTTGAGGGTCGATCTGTCAACTTAGAACTTGTCCTTTTTGGCTCCTCATATTTCTTCGTaacttaatttatatatatacactcctCATTCTTCTTCGTaacttaatttatatatatactgacaAGTATAAAtgattgatttttattattttgcagTTGAGCATGATAATCAACGAGTCGTTACGACTATATCCACCAGCTACTGTACTACCAAGAATGGCATTTGAGGATTTTAAATTAGGTGATCTTAATATACCTAAAGGTTTATCAATATGGATTCCAGTACTTGCCATACATCATAGTGAACAAATTTGGGGAAAAGATGCAAATGAATTTAGGCCTGATCGTTTTGCCTCTAAGCCCTTTACTGCCGGACGGAATTTTCTTCCGTTCGCCGCGGGTCCTCGGAATTGTGTTGGACAGTCATTTGCCCTAATGGAAGCTAAAATTATATTAGCAATGTTAATATCGAAATTTCGATTCACCATTTCGGAGAATTATCGTCATGCACCTATAATTGTCCTCACAATTAAGCCTAAATATGGGGTTCAAGTCAAATTAACACCTTTGAGTACTTAGAGAAATTAATTTTTGGTCTTTAGAGGATTAGTTTTCCTCTTTTGttgccaaaatatttttttctttttttgcttaAGAAGAGTTTTTGAGGAGGATGTTGGAGAATAGTACTAATGATATGAGTAGGTTTACTATGTAATATCGGATTGAGATGAGTTTAAATGAACTGACTGAGTCGGTGatgatttatatatacatataattttattactatttaataattttattaatttttttttagcaaaaatcAAACTTATGCCTAATAAGCGATAAATTCCTTAGCAATTGTAATCATGCTTGAATCATAATTTATAGGATATTATAATACCTAAACAATACACTTACATTtcgtgaaaaaaattatttattactaaggataaaaattaaaattcgaAACAAAATAGAGACAAAAGTGTTAATTAACCCCTGCTCCAACCCCATCATCCGCATACACAacacgaaaaatattttctctagaaaaataaattttctaaaataaagaaaatgacttCTTAATTAGCTGATATAGGGAAAACAAATTCCACAAACATTCTACATTAATGATGTCAACATCATCTTCATCCTCTCATAAACATACTATCACTCCCGTAGTCCCTATTCGTACCACCCCACACTCCTACTCCCTCCCACCTTTcctcataattattatttatatgatatacaaataattttagaataatattttataataatatataaaaaaaaatgttaaaagatATTTTGCTCTATATCAAATACACCcttagtaataaaaaaaaaggtgtcTCCGATTCTCCACTTCTCCGAATAAAAGGAAATCGTACTCTTAAAACTATTTGAATTTTGAGGTTAATATATAAAGCACCCCACTTTGAATGTTTTGAATTCCGTTTGAAGTATTATAGCTAAAATAAGctaaacataaacaaaaaaattgaggcggcAGGTCAATATATATGCATTGGAAAGGATTGTTTAGGCCAGACAAATATTAATATATGGATCTTGGAGGTGGATTGAtaacatctttttctttttagttcgtttcaaaataatataatgtcattttattataatattaaaatatattttttattcttaataaaatgctattaatcatataaatatctcaggattattttaaattacaaatttttaaaaaattattttattttttttatacaaaattaaatggTGTCATATAAAATAACACAAGAGGAATTAgtatatgaataaaaatgaagaaagcTATCAGAAAGAAAAAGACCCTTTCTTTAAtttctataaaaataataatgaaatggCAGTAACGCACTCACATTcataaaacaatttttatatgattagaTGATAGCACTTCACcacttattttattcatttcctTGCACGAGTGTGCCTTTAACTTGATGGCTACAACAATAACCacttcctttttctctttttattttattttttattttctccattaTATTTTACATTTATTATTGATTGTTGTTATATTTTACTTGAGTTGAAAATctatccaaaaatattattttggataGAAATAAGACTCCACACGTACAACCCCCTCCCTCCAACCTCCGCTTTGAAATTACGCAAAATATAATATAGCTTGTTGCTAAGTTGTATATtgagatataaaaatatgatatccaaaagaataatatttgaaaaaaatatctaaaaattaaattatgtttgaatatgcattttaaaaatttccGATACCTATTTTTCAAGTATAGTAATTCCAATGGAAATGTAATTATGTCTATTAAGCTTAGAATGGAGCCAAATAATATTCAAGACGAAACCAACAAAATAAAGTCTGTCATCgctaaaatttccaaaatcttatCAATCCaaagtttcttgatttttacacTCTTTTTTAAGGAAAGAGATAGGTGGAGAAGATCACaaagataattatatttatttatataccTAATGAGCCACAAAGACTCAATTGTTTTGACTcttcaaattaaattactaGTTGTTTATAAGTCTAATTCTCATCCCTAATCCCATGATTAGACAGCTTCTTTTGGAGTCAATCTGGGGCCCTTAATGATAATCCCCTTGATTAAATATGTTTCAACTCATgcttaatttttaagatttatGCTCCACCCATCATCTTCACTTTAACCACCTTCCCCGCCTCCACCAAGCCTTGCTCCCATAactttaattactttttaataCTCCtactaattaaataactttttttcttttttggggataataataatgatgaatatttttttctccattatAATATGTTTCATTATAAAGACAATTTTGCCTTTTGACAAAATATCGTGGCTTGAAATTCTCTaacctttatttttcaaaaataaatttcatccTATAAATAGCCCTCAAAATCTCACAAAGACATCAAACACACAAATCTTGtgagttttatattttttttctttctcctttggAACAAGAGTGATAGTTGTATACTAAAAGTAACCATCATGGCTATTGTGGTAGTGATACTTTTGATTTGCATCATTTTGATGTCACTGAAAATTGCCTATGAAACTCTCTTATGTTACTATCTAATTCCCAGACGTATCACTAAAATCATGGAAAAACAAGGTGTGTGTGGCCCTAAACCTCGATTTCTTGTTGGAAATATCTTGGATATGGCTTCTCTTGTCTCCAAATCAACCTCAAATGACATGGATTCTATTCACCATGATATCGTCGCTCGCCTTTTGCCCCATTATGTCGCCTGGTCTAAGATTTATGGTAATAACTAATACATATTGATTTGGgacacttttttattttcagttcgttttaaaaagaatgatatattctgtaattagtaataatttaacaaataaattaacTAACAGGGAAACGATTCATTTTCTGGAACGGGACAGAGCCGAGAATGTGCTTATCAGAAGCAGATTTAATCAAAGAACTTTTTTCAAAGTACAGCAATGTTTCTGGAAAATCATGGCTACAACAACAAGGTTCGAAGCATTTTATCGGCCGCGGACTATTGATGGCTAACGGCGACGATTGGTACCATCAACGCCACATTGTTGCTCCTGCTTTCATCGGAGATAAATTGAAGGTacgaaacatttttttttttttaccctctcaataaataatttttttatagaactctatcaaataaagtaatttatatgtatatatggacAGAGTTATGCGGGATACATGGTGGAATGTACTAGTGGGATGCTCCAATCACTTGGAAATGCGGTTAAATCAGGCCAAATGGAGTTCGAGATTGGAGAGTACATGACTCGACTCACTGCTGAAATAATTTCGAGAACAGAGTTTGACAGTAGCTATGAGAAGGGAAAACAAATATTCCATTTATTAACCATTCTACAGAAAAAGTGCGCGCAAGCTAGCAAACACTTGTGCTTTCCCGGAAGCAGGTAAATTTTTGGAATCCAGTATAATACGCAGCCATTACAACTTTTGTCACAGTCTCTGTCTTTGGTGCTCACAGAATacccattttccttttttttttttttaaaaaaaaagattaattaattccaaaacatttgaaaatgtttcttaaaagattaagaaaaagacaaaattCAGTTTCAATTCTTGGAATCGACTGGTGTGACTCCATTTCCGAGTAATCTCATCAATGTGATATATGCATTGGCATATTGGATTGTTTATTCAACTCAACATTATTAAACTTtcgaaaaaaatttaattctgaACTCATAATTTTCGAGTTTTGATTcatattaattctttttttatccAGGTTTTTCCCGAGTAAATATAACAGAGacataaaaacattaaaaatggaAGTGGAGAGATTACTGATGGAAATAATACAAAGTCGAAAAGATTGTGTAGAAATTGGGCGAAGTAGTTCGTATGGGAATGATTTGTTAGGAATGTTACTAAATGAGATGCAAAAGAAAAGATCAAGCAATGGATTCAGCTTGAATTTGCAGCTTATTATGGATGAATGCAAGACTTTTTTCTTTGCTGGACATGAAACAACTGCCCTTTTGTTAACTTGGACTGTTATGTTGTTAGCAAGTAATCCCTCTTGGCAGGATAAAGTTCGTGAAGAAATTAACCAAGTTTGCAAAGGAGATTCGCCTACTGTTGATAACCTTCCAAAGCTTACTTTGGTAAGTGCTAGtagtaattttaatttctaCTATGCTTTTCGCTATGAGGTGTGAGACTTTTTTTGGTGActaaaaaactaaaagaaaacgAGAATAGTCTGTTCGGTGAAACTTTAGTGGTGGCAAAGGTCCACAATAGTCTATTGTCACTTCAtgagttagttttttttttaaattgagttCGTCTTTATATATCAAGGATTCCACATTTTgagatttctttttattttttatttttaataaaattagttatttagttAGGGAAAAtacgaaaaaattaaaattattatcattCGTTGAGGGTCGATCTGTCAACTGAGAACTTGTCTTGTCAATAAATTCCATTGATCTTTAGATTCTACTGACAGCTTTGCTGCCATTGGGgcaatattttgataaattttaaagtcTAGTCACTAAAAATTAGAATGATTTAAATATTCCTAAGGTCCTTTCGGCTCCTCATTCTTCTTCGTaacttaatttatatatatactgacaAGTATAAAtgattgatttttattattttgcagTTGAGCATGATAATCAACGAGTCGTTACGACTATATCCACCAGCTACTGTACTACCAAGAATGGCATTTGAGGATTTTAAATTAGGTGATCTTAATATACCTAAAGGTTTATCAATATGGATTCCAGTACTTGCCATACATCATAGTGAACAAATTTGGGGAAAAGATGCAAATGAATTTAGGCCTGATCGTTTTGCCTCTAAGCCCTTTACTGCCGGGCGAAATTTTCTTCCGTTCGCCGCGGGTCCTCGGAATTGTGTTGGACAGTCATTTGCCCTAATGGAAGCTAAGATTATATTAGCAATGTTAATATCCAAATTTCGATTCACCATTTCAGAAAATTATCGTCATGCACCTGTAATTGTCCTCACAATTAAGCCTAAATATGGGGTTCAAGTCAAATTAACACCTTTGATCACTACTTAGAGAAATTAATTTTTGGTCTTTAGAGGATTTGTTTTCCTCCTTTTTGccatttttatttccttttttggtgaAGAAGAGTTTTTGGGGAGGATGTTGGAGAAGAGTACTAATGATATAAGTAGCTTTATTATGTAATATCGGATTGAGATGAGTTCAAATGAGCTGACAGAGTCAGTGATGATTTATACATAAATGATTAATCTCAATTTATTTGCAACTGAAACgtaattgttattgtattttttattttgtctttttggTAACTTAAGTAGGCAACTTATGGTTATGTAAAAAGATGGAGTGATCATGTTGTGCTTGTACTATTCTTTTTAACAAAAGATAAGTGAAGAGATATTGTGACTATGGCTTTTGAGGTTGATTAATTATCAATTAATTGAGTGGGTTCAAAAAAAGATGGTTTTGGAGATTAATGATTAGAATAAGAAGTCAGACAAGGAAGATACGATTAAGTTGATGAgggtcttttttttaatttttagataagCACCcagaaatatatttaattaagtgATCACAACACAaaattagtttattattgttaaaaaggttttcttctttcctttgaTACCTTTATTAAGATTGATAATATTATGATTCTTTCTTTTTGCCCAACTCAACTGGTTTAACATAGTGCTTACTTTTCAAGTTGAAAATTAATGATCAACTTggattattctttttaaaacaaagtcCCGTAGGGTcgcaaaataaaaaatctttgtAAGACTCTCTCTCGTCTATAAAATGACACGTTTTGCTTTTCAAATGGATCAgtatatgtttaatttttacttttttaaaattagattatttattaatttttttttagcaataaTCAAACTTATGCCTAATAAGTGAATTATAATTTATgagatattataataaaaaaacaatacaCTTAAgcttcatgaaaaaaaatatttattatgagggataaaatttaaaattcaaaacaaaataggGACAAAAGTGTAAATTAACTCCCACTCATAGTACTCAAAAAAGGTGTCTCCGATTTTCCACTTCTCCAAATTAAAAGAAATCGTACtctgaaaatatttaaataaagaacTCCCCCACTTTGAATATTTTGAATTCCGTTTGAAGTAGCTAAAATAAGctaaacataaacaaaaaaataataattgaggCGGCTGGTCAATATATGTATTGGAAAAGATTGTTTAGGGCAGACAAATATTAATATATGGATCTTGAGGTCGATTGATAACACACTACTCCAAATGCAATTATGGTAAGTTTGTGATTTCTACAAATCATTTTACCTTTACTTTTAGACCCTAATATCCCCTCTAAGCAAAGTAAAAAATTACTtcaattaattctatttttcaatagtttttcattattgacttgacacacactttaagaaacaataaataatagacataatattactatattaccctttgcatatattaaaaatattttgagaaatatattAGATACTAttgaatagtatttaataattaatatcaagggtaaaataaacataaa
The Solanum stenotomum isolate F172 chromosome 12, ASM1918654v1, whole genome shotgun sequence DNA segment above includes these coding regions:
- the LOC125847449 gene encoding cytokinin hydroxylase-like, with the protein product MELRERQSSELSLIGETRVRRRFVSPFSQIFFFSLHWNESDSCILKVTVVAMVVVILLICIILMSLKIAYETLLCYYLIPRRITKIMEKQGVRGPKPRFLVGNILDMASLVSKSTSNDMDSIHHDIVSRLLPHYVAWSKIYGKRFIFWNGTEPRLCLSEADLIKELFSKYNTVSGKSWLQQQGSKHFIGRGLLMANGDDWYHQRHIVAPAFIGDKLKSYAGYMVECTSGMLQSLRNAVKSGQLEFEIGEYMARLTAEIISRTEFDSSYEKGKQIFHLLTILQKKCAQASRHLCFPGSRFFPSKYNRDIKTLKMEVERLLMEIIQSRKDCVEIGRSSSYGNDLLGMLLNEMQKKRSSNGFSLNLQLIMDECKTFFFAGHETTALLLTWTVMLLASNPSWQDKVREEINQACKGDSPTVDHLPKLTLLSMIINESLRLYPPATVLPRMAFEDFKLGDLNIPKGLSIWIPVLAIHHSEQIWGKDANEFRPDRFASKPFTAGRNFLPFAAGPRNCVGQSFALMEAKIILAMLISKFRFTISENYRHAPIIVLTIKPKYGVQVKLTPLST
- the LOC125849141 gene encoding cytokinin hydroxylase-like; the encoded protein is MAIVVVILLICIILMSLKIAYETLLCYYLIPRRITKIMEKQGVCGPKPRFLVGNILDMASLVSKSTSNDMDSIHHDIVARLLPHYVAWSKIYGKRFIFWNGTEPRMCLSEADLIKELFSKYSNVSGKSWLQQQGSKHFIGRGLLMANGDDWYHQRHIVAPAFIGDKLKSYAGYMVECTSGMLQSLGNAVKSGQMEFEIGEYMTRLTAEIISRTEFDSSYEKGKQIFHLLTILQKKCAQASKHLCFPGSRFFPSKYNRDIKTLKMEVERLLMEIIQSRKDCVEIGRSSSYGNDLLGMLLNEMQKKRSSNGFSLNLQLIMDECKTFFFAGHETTALLLTWTVMLLASNPSWQDKVREEINQVCKGDSPTVDNLPKLTLLSMIINESLRLYPPATVLPRMAFEDFKLGDLNIPKGLSIWIPVLAIHHSEQIWGKDANEFRPDRFASKPFTAGRNFLPFAAGPRNCVGQSFALMEAKIILAMLISKFRFTISENYRHAPVIVLTIKPKYGVQVKLTPLITT